Proteins from a genomic interval of Salvelinus sp. IW2-2015 unplaced genomic scaffold, ASM291031v2 Un_scaffold3441, whole genome shotgun sequence:
- the LOC112075865 gene encoding NACHT, LRR and PYD domains-containing protein 1 homolog → MGQFTRHRLSLVLDLKELSIETSIEHAFSPALDSICVQETGPICITDMLVLVQDSTHWLQIEPLTSTVQGVTMFRHRTPKGSYECTVSGLRWLCERDVILKYHFRNWELYSQLLKDMQYTQGGPLLDITMELGELEEAHLPHFVCLGPNPSLRNEMKILHVEEHGESLEEVHEVTRFHAKILHPKFSAISVILSYIFSWNVHCDVVLYLAVKRSTVISRLYLLLRNSSQKEAVQEREKNQVSKGYSELVLSSPNGSLKLNSWFALKNPLSKSINPEKIQLLPADTTPSCCKMIMRNTGVDIEMELIGDDERTVWREMVPIDEYITETHSTSK, encoded by the exons ATGGGCCAGTttaccagacacagattaagtctagtCCTGGACCTTAAAGAACTTTCTATTGAAacttccattgagcatgcttttagtCCAGCACTAGActcaatctgtgtccaggaaacaggCCCCATATGTATTACTGACATGCTTGTCCTTGTTCAGGACTCCACACACTGGCTTCAGATTGAACCCTTGACTTCCACTGTCCAGGGAGTGACAatgttcag GCACAGGACACCCAAAGGGAGTTATGAGTGCACAGTGTCTGGGCTCCGctggctgtgtgagagagatgtcaTTCTGAAGTATCACTTCAGGAACTGGGAACTCTACAGTCAACTTCTGAAAGACATGCAGTACACACAAGGTGGTCCATTGCTGGACATCACTATGGAGTTAGGTGAACTGGAGGAAGCTCATCTGCCACACTTTGTCTGTTTAG GGCCCAACCCTTCCCTGAGGAATGAGATGAAGATTCTTCATGTAGAGGAACATGGAGAGTCTTTAGAGGAAGTGCATGAGGTCACCAGATTCCATGCTAAGATTCTCCATCCCAAGTTCTCAGCTATCTCTGTTATACTGAGCTATATCTTTTCTTGGAACGTCCACTGTGACGTGGTCCTCTATTTGGCAGTAAAAAGGTCAACAGTAATTTCACGGCTGTACCTGCTCCTCAGAAACTCCAGTCAGAAAGAG GCTGTTCAGGAACGGGAGAAAAATCAGGTGTCCAAAGGATATTCAGAATTGGTCCTGTCAAGTCCAAACGGGTCCTTAAAGCTGAACAGTTGGTTTGCACTCAAGAATCCCCTCTCCAAGTCCATCAATCCAGAG AAGATTCAGCTGTTACCTGCAGACACCACACCAAGCTGTTGTAAGATGATCATGAGAAACACAGGGGTTGACATTGAGATGGAGTTAATCGGGGATGATGAGAGGACAGTATGGAGAGAGATGGTACCAATAG ATGAATACATCACTGAAACCCATTCAACTAGTAAGTAA
- the LOC112075861 gene encoding protein NLRC3-like yields the protein MSLSGEREEETTASKMSFSGEREEGTTASKMSLSGEREETTASKMSLSGEREEGPTASKMSLSGEREETTASKMSLSGEREEEPTASKMSLSGEREETTASKMSLSGEREETTSSKMTQDTSSKSVQKPRAESPTTILLSMKSDQPPAFSQEPLPDDNKEVETLDSEDALKITHNLLDRRSQTLLTVQQDIKAKLKHKYQHISEGIGHHGNQSLLXDIYTELYITEGGSGGLNNEHEVRQIEMASKKQTTQETSIKCNDIFKPLPGQDKPIRTVLTKGIAGIGKTVSVQKVILDXAEGKANQDVHFMFPLPFRDLNLKKDQYSLMQLLSHFFSELKEIDSIEDGETRCEDGDGDGETTVFIFDGLDECRLPLDFTNNKKCCDVTKPTSVDMLLTNLIEGNLLPSALLWITSRPAAANQIPPECVDQVTEVRGFNDPQKEEYFRKKITDQNMANEIIKNMKTSRSLHIMCHMPVFCWISATVLEMILKEAENDEVPKTMTQMYSHFMLIQIIVKNKKYNKATETNPKELSQSDKEMILKLAKLAFQQLQKGNLIFYEEDLRECGLDVTEASEYSALCTEIFKEESGLYQEKVYSFLHLSIQEFLAAVHALESCLGKKEHVFPPKAVTSDDEDEDKKNYDDEEEESIQLSDLHKRAVEQALKSKNGHLDLFLRFLLGLSLVSNQNLLRGLLTQTRSTSETNWGTVERTIRYLSDKIKRESSPERIINLFHCLNELGANSLVENMQTSLRSGTLSETELKPDQCSALAYLFLMSEEVLEEFDLKTYNTSEEGYQRLLPVVRTCKRARLDHCELTYKSCETLASALQTPNSPLRELDLSYNNLGDRGVELLCVGLTSPCRNIQTLVLGQCGLTEGCCSHLASVLSSPNSQLKQLELRDNDLQDSGVTLLSAGLEDPDCKLHTLGLSGCLVTEEGCAALSSALRSNPSHLKELDLSYNHPGDSAGGLLSAALVDPTYKXMKLNVDHGGECRLKSGLRKYAYHLTLDPNTAHPNLILSEGNRKVTLVKEKQHYEDHPDRFDCHPQVLSREGLSGCRYYWEVERRGTGAFIGVVYKGMNRKGREDDSKIGANRKSWCFYCSDSRYLFFHAGVRRSISLRDWRRYIFASVSNRVGVYLDWPAGTLSFYSVSSTTQTHLYTEHTTFTEPLYPVFGVYSISSSVTLCQIDDHHIQRDHGGECWIKPGPEDTRDHGGESWIKPGPENTRDHGGECWIQAWT from the exons atgagtctctctggggagagagaggaggagaccactgcctctaaaatgagtttctctggggagagagaggaggggaccactgcctctaaaatgagtctctctggggagagagaagagacaactgcctctaaaatgagtctctctggggagagagaggaggggcccactgcctctaaaatgagtctctctggggagagagaagagacaactgcctctaaaatgagtctctctggggagagagaggaggagcccactgcctctaaaatgagtctctctggggagagagaagagacaactgcctctaaaatgagtctctctggggagagagaggagaccacctCCTCTAAAATGACTCAAGACACCAGTTCTAAGAG TGTCCAGAAGCCCAGAGCAGAGTCACCTACAACCATCCTGCTATCAATGAAGAGTGATCAGCCACCTGCTTTCAGCCAGGAACCATTACCAGATGACAATAAGGAAGTGGAGACTTTGGACAGTGAGGATGCATTAAAGATCACACACAACCTTCTGGACAGAAGAA GTCAAACTCTGCTGACAGTCCAACAAGACATTAAGGCTAAACTGAAACACAAGTATCAACACATATCTGAAGGAATTGGACACCATGGAAACCAAAGTCTGTTAAMGGAYATYtacacagagctctacatcacagagggtggaaGTGGAGGGCTCAATAATGAACATGAGGTTAGACAGATAGAGATGGCATCCAAGAAACAAACCACACAAGAGACATCAATCAAATGCAACGACATCTTCAAGCCTTTACCTGGACAAGACAAACCtatcagaactgtgctgacaaaAGGAAtcgctggcattggaaaaacagtctctgtgcagaAGGTCATCCTTGACTRGGCAGAGGGAAAAGCAAATCAGGACGTTCATTTCATGTTTCCTCTTCCTTTCCGTGATCTGAACCTGAAAAAGGACCAATACAGTCTGATGCAACTTCTTTCCCACTTCTTCTCAGAGCTGAAAGAGATTGACAGCATTGAAGATGGTGAAACCAGATGTgaagatggtgatggtgatggtgaaaCCACCGTTTTCATttttgatggtctggatgagtgTCGACTTCCTCTAGACTTCACAAACAATAAGAAATGCTGTGATGTCACGAAGCCAACCTCAGTGGACATGCTGCTGACAAACCTCATCGAGGGgaatctgcttccctctgctctcctctggataacCTCAAGGCCTGCAGCAGCCAATCAGATCCCTCCTGAGTGTGTTgaccaggtgacagaggtacGAGGGTTCAATGATCCACAGAAGGAGGAGTATTTCAGGAAGAAAATCACAGATCAAAATATGGCCAATGAAATCatcaaaaacatgaagacatcaaggagcctccacatcatgtgccacatgCCAGTCTTCTGTTGGATATCAGCCACTGTCCTTGAGATGATACTGAAAGAGGCAGAGAATGATGAAGTCCCCAAAACTATGACCCAGATGTACTCACACTTCATGCTCATCCAAATCATTGTGAAGAACAAGAAGTACAACAAAGCCACAGAGACAAACCCAAAGGAACTGTCTCAGTCAGACAAAGAGATGATCCTGAAACTGGCAAAGCTGGCTTTCCAACAGCTGCAGAAGGGCAACCTGATCTTCTATGAAGAGGACCTGAGAGAGTGTGGCCTTGATGTCACAGAGGCATCAGAGTACTCAGCATTGTGTACAGAGATCTTTAAAGAAGAATCTGGACTGTACCAAGAGAAGGTCTACAGCTTTCTGCATCTGAGTATTCAGGAGTTTCTAGCAGCAGTGCATGCTTTAGAATCATGTCTGGGCAAGAAGGAACATGTTTTCCCCCCCAAAGCAGTCACtagtgatgatgaggatgaagataaGAAAAattatgatgatgaggaggaggagtcaaTCCAGTTGTCTGACTTACACAAGAGAGCAGTGGAGCAGGCCTTGAAAAGTAAGAATGGACACCTGGACCTgttcctccgcttccttctgggTCTCTCACTGGTGTCCAATCAGAATCTGTTACGAGGCCTTCTGACACAGACAAGAAGTACAAGCGAGACCAATTGGGGAACAGTCGAGAGAACAATCAGGTACCTTTCAGACAAGATCAAAAGGGAATCCTCACCAGAAAGGATCATCAACttgttccactgtctgaatgaacttGGTGCCAACTCTCTAGTTGAAAACATGCAGACTTCCCTGCGATCAGGAACTCTTTCAGAAACAGAGCTAAAACCTGACCAATGTTCAGCCCTGGCCTACCTGTTTCTGATGTCAGAGGAGGTGCTGGAGGAGTTTGACCTGAAGACATACAACACATCAGAGGAAGGTTATCAGAGGTTGCTGCCGGTAGTTAGAACCTGCAAGAGAGCACG actGGATCACTGTGAACTCACATATAAATCCTGTGAGACTCTGGCCTCAGCTCTGCAGACACCAAACTCCCCCCTGAGAGAACTGGACCTCAGCTACAATAACCTGGGAGACAGAGGAGTGGAGCTGCTCTGTGTTGGACTAACCAGTCCATGCCGCAACATACAGACACTAGT TCTAGGTCAGTGTGGTCTGACAGAGGGTTGCTGTTCACATCTGGCCTCAGTCCTGAGTTCACCCAACTCACAACTGAAACAACTGGAGCTAAGAGACAATGACCTGCAGGACTCAGGAGTTACACTGCTgtctgctggactggaggatccgGACTGTAAACTACACACACTGGG gctgtctggctgtctggtcaCAGAGGAGGGCTGTGCTGCTCTGtcttcagctctgaggtcaaacccctcccaCCTGaaagagctggacctgagctacaatcacccaggagactctGCAGGGGGACTGCTTTCAGCTGCTCTGGTGGATCCCACATATAAACYGATGAAGCTGAA TGTGGATCATGGTGGAGAGTGCAGGCTGAAATCAGGGCTGAGGAAAT ATGCCTATCATCTCACCCTGGACCCAAATACAGCACACCCAAACCTGATACTGTCTGAGGGGAACAGGAAGGTGACATTGGTGAAAGAGAAGCAGCATTATGAAGACCATCCAGACAGATTTGACTGTCATCCCCAAGTTCTCAGCAGAGAAGGCTTATCTGGATGTCGTTATTACTGGGAGGTGGAGAGGCGTGGTACCGGGGCTTTCATTGGTGTGGTGTACAAAGGAATGAATAGGAAGGGACGGGAGGATGACAGTAAGATTGGAGCCAATAGGAAGTCCTGGTGTTTTTACTGCTCTGACAGTCGTTATCTATTTTTCCATGCTGGAGTCAGAAGATCCATCTCTCTTCGTGATTGGAGGAGATACATCTTTGCTTCTGTTTCTAACAGAGTTGGAGTATATCTGGACTGGCCAGCTGGTACTTTGTCCTTCTATAGTGTGTCTTCTACTACGCAGACACACCTctacacagaacacaccacatTCACTGAACCCCTTTATCCTGTGTTTGGGGTTTACTCCATCTCCTCTTCAGTGACTCTGTGTCAGATAGATGACCATCACATTCAGAG AGACCATGGTGGAGAGTGTTGGATCAAGCCTGGACCTGAGGACACCAGAGACCATGGTGGAGAGAGTTGGATCAAACCTGGACCTGAGAACACCAGAGACCATGGTGGAGAGTGTTGGATACAAGCCTGGACCTGA